The Halobacterium hubeiense genome contains the following window.
CGGCGTCCTCTACTTGGGCGGCGGCTTCCGGGACATCATCAGCTTCGGCATCTTCGTGCTGGTGTTGCTCGTGCGGCCGCACGGCCTGTTCGGCAGCTCCGGGGGTGGTGAGTGATGGTGTCGCTCACGAACCCCTTCGAGGAGCTGTTCGCCGACCGCCGCAGGGTCGCCGTCGCCGTCGTCGGCGTGCTCGCGCTCGCCGCGGTCCCCTACTCGACGACGGCCTTCGTCACGGACATCATCTTCACCGGGCTCGTCTTCGTGATGCTGGGCGTGTCGTGGAACCTCGTCGCGGGGTACGCCGGTCAGATTAGCCTCGGCCACCACGCGTTCTTCGGGCTGGGCGCGTTCGTCTCCGCGTGGCTGACCACGCCGACGCGCGCCGGCCTCCCCGAGTCCATTCAGTCCCCCGCGCTGTTGGCCATCCTCGTCGGCGCGCTCGTCGCGGGCCTGCTGGCGCTCGTGCTCGGGCCGCTGCTGTTCCGGCTGACCGGCCACTACTTCGCCATCGGCACGCTGGCGGTCGCCGCCATCATCCAACTGGTGTTGCTCGACCAGCGCCAGTTCAGCGGCGGGTCGTCGGGGTACCTGGTGGAGACCAGCCTCGAACCGGAGACGGTCTACCTGTTGATGCTGCTCGCGACCGTCGCGGCCATCCTCCTCACGTACGCCATCGTGAACAGCCGCTCCGGGCTCGGGATGCGCGCCGTCCACGACGACGAGGACGCCGCCAGCAGCCTCGGCGTCAACCCCCTGCGGTACAAGCTCATGTCGTTCGCCGTCGCCTCCGGGATGGCGGGGCTCGCGGGCGGGTTCTTCGCGCAGTTCTCGGGGTACATCAACGCGGACTCGACGCTGGGCGTCACCTACATGGTAGACACGCTCGTCGTGGTCGTCCTCGGCGGCATGGGGACGATGGCGGG
Protein-coding sequences here:
- a CDS encoding branched-chain amino acid ABC transporter permease, with the translated sequence MVSLTNPFEELFADRRRVAVAVVGVLALAAVPYSTTAFVTDIIFTGLVFVMLGVSWNLVAGYAGQISLGHHAFFGLGAFVSAWLTTPTRAGLPESIQSPALLAILVGALVAGLLALVLGPLLFRLTGHYFAIGTLAVAAIIQLVLLDQRQFSGGSSGYLVETSLEPETVYLLMLLATVAAILLTYAIVNSRSGLGMRAVHDDEDAASSLGVNPLRYKLMSFAVASGMAGLAGGFFAQFSGYINADSTLGVTYMVDTLVVVVLGGMGTMAGPLLGAGLFLTLDTVLRQTAGEFATTIEGALIIIFVIFVPGGLYKLLTDRSGGDDARESDDGGAAERTE